In Maridesulfovibrio sp., the following proteins share a genomic window:
- a CDS encoding nitroreductase gives MTKSNPVLDALRGRRSIRKFTNDPVDRKDIATILDAGRWAPSGLNNQPYRFLVIHDDDARAESLAECTKYGHIVKAAKALICIFLDKEATYSEMKDHQGAGACIQNMMLAAHSLGLGTVWLGEIVNQQDKVLDKLNLPADRYELQVVIATGHPDQKGSATRNELSEYMLEDF, from the coding sequence ATGACTAAAAGCAATCCCGTACTGGATGCGCTGCGCGGGCGCCGTTCAATCAGGAAATTTACAAATGATCCTGTTGACCGGAAAGACATTGCCACAATTCTCGATGCAGGGCGCTGGGCCCCGAGCGGTCTCAATAACCAGCCATACCGTTTTCTCGTTATACATGACGATGATGCGCGTGCCGAGTCTCTCGCAGAGTGCACCAAATATGGACACATAGTAAAAGCAGCAAAGGCGCTGATCTGCATTTTTTTGGATAAAGAAGCCACGTACAGCGAAATGAAAGACCATCAGGGAGCCGGAGCCTGCATACAGAACATGATGCTGGCCGCCCATTCACTCGGTCTTGGAACTGTCTGGCTTGGTGAAATAGTAAACCAGCAGGATAAGGTGCTGGATAAATTGAATCTGCCTGCGGACCGCTACGAACTACAGGTAGTCATTGCCACCGGCCACCCGGATCAGAAAGGCAGTGCAACACGTAACGAACTCTCTGAATATATGCTGGAGGATTTTTAA